The following proteins are co-located in the Pseudomonas sp. ATCC 13867 genome:
- a CDS encoding LuxR C-terminal-related transcriptional regulator has protein sequence MSVQVPPLRILASKFAVPSAASTHLPRQHLLEQMEQADAARLILIRAAAGFGKTTLLQQYRERSLGAGRQVLWLNLDAADNDLLRFVTHLSSGLHQLDGSAPAENACRPQSMQDLLEELSDRTQPFALLFDEFEAVNNPAVLSFVQQLIDALPSCGVLLIASRATPDIGLGRIRARGQLLEINPGALRFSIDEATRFIRDKRQLPLRDNEIATLHRCTEGWITAIYLASLSLQDRTDHAAFVASFSGSNLELAEYLAEDILARQNDECREFLLQTSVLDRLTAPLCDAVTGQGNGQAMLEYLERANLFIFPVDNEHQWFRYHSLFASYLRDALERRHPGRSTELHRSAAHWYLAQGRPVPAIDHLLHAQERELAARHLAEHIKDLIDAGRSRLLLRWLDQVPATVLREYPAVCLAYSWALAVHRRYSDAHKAIGLLERSTDELPQALQAETIRCMLLALTDQVEECCVASLAHIQRLPEEEQFQYGVTANSLAYSLIATGRYEEARSLLSRAILRCSQNRMMSMGGVANSIEAVLELVQGRLGNALARLQAASQQHWGKDNGQDPGGRPSLECTLGTVLYETDSLDEAAQLLDDVLPSAKESSPPDSLISSHVLLARITLLRGDRDSWLRHLADLEQIGQQAGSARAICSAWLERARVATLENRLDAAAQALRYAELHGDWEQPGILHYGNDVDIPSIARLRLRIARGDYAEPEQQLREAMTAARQRQHQRRELKLRLLHALALDGLGRSEEAFDELTEALCFASHEGFLRTFLDEGPRLGSLLQRWAVTCQAQSRALGIEPRYLATLLQRFAGNGETPSQGAAAGSGGEALTSREIQVIRLLAAGHRNKVIAEKMFLSEFTVKSHLRNINAKLGAQGRTEAVAIARARGMLD, from the coding sequence ATGTCCGTCCAAGTTCCGCCGCTGCGCATCCTGGCCAGCAAGTTCGCCGTTCCTTCGGCCGCCAGCACCCACCTGCCCCGCCAGCACCTGCTGGAGCAGATGGAGCAGGCCGATGCCGCGCGCCTGATCCTCATCCGTGCCGCCGCCGGTTTTGGCAAGACCACCCTGTTGCAGCAGTACCGCGAACGCAGCCTCGGCGCCGGCCGCCAGGTGCTCTGGCTCAACCTCGACGCCGCCGACAACGACCTGCTGCGCTTCGTCACGCACTTGTCCTCCGGCCTGCACCAACTGGACGGCAGCGCGCCCGCCGAAAATGCATGCCGACCCCAGTCGATGCAGGACCTTCTGGAAGAACTGTCCGACCGCACCCAGCCCTTTGCCCTGCTGTTCGACGAGTTCGAAGCCGTGAACAACCCGGCAGTGCTCAGTTTCGTCCAGCAACTGATCGACGCCCTGCCCTCCTGCGGCGTCCTGCTGATCGCCTCGCGGGCCACCCCGGACATCGGCCTGGGCCGCATCCGCGCGCGCGGCCAGTTGCTGGAGATCAACCCCGGCGCACTGCGCTTCTCCATCGACGAGGCAACCCGCTTCATCCGCGACAAGCGCCAGTTGCCGCTGCGCGACAACGAGATCGCCACCCTGCACCGCTGCACCGAGGGCTGGATCACCGCCATCTACCTGGCCAGCCTGTCGCTGCAGGACCGCACCGACCACGCCGCCTTCGTCGCCAGCTTCTCCGGCAGCAACCTGGAGCTGGCCGAGTACCTGGCCGAGGACATCCTCGCCCGGCAGAACGACGAATGCCGCGAGTTCCTGCTGCAAACCAGCGTGCTCGACCGGCTCACCGCGCCGCTGTGCGACGCCGTCACCGGCCAGGGTAACGGCCAGGCCATGCTCGAGTACCTGGAACGCGCCAACCTGTTCATCTTCCCGGTGGACAACGAGCACCAGTGGTTCCGCTACCACAGCCTGTTCGCCAGCTACCTGCGCGATGCCCTGGAGCGCCGCCATCCGGGCCGCTCCACCGAACTGCACCGCTCGGCGGCGCACTGGTACCTGGCGCAGGGGCGCCCGGTACCGGCCATCGACCACCTGCTGCACGCCCAGGAACGCGAGCTGGCGGCGCGCCACCTGGCCGAACACATCAAGGACCTGATCGATGCCGGCCGCTCGCGGCTGCTGCTGCGCTGGCTGGACCAGGTTCCGGCGACAGTGCTGCGCGAATACCCCGCGGTCTGCCTGGCGTACTCCTGGGCGCTGGCGGTGCACCGCCGCTACTCCGACGCGCACAAGGCCATCGGCCTGCTTGAGCGCTCCACCGACGAGCTCCCGCAGGCCCTGCAGGCCGAGACCATCCGCTGCATGCTGCTGGCGCTCACCGACCAGGTGGAGGAATGCTGCGTCGCCAGCCTGGCGCATATCCAGCGGCTGCCGGAGGAAGAGCAGTTCCAGTACGGCGTGACGGCCAACAGCCTGGCCTACAGCCTGATCGCCACCGGCCGTTATGAGGAAGCGCGCAGCCTGCTGTCCCGCGCCATCCTGCGCTGCTCGCAGAATCGGATGATGTCGATGGGCGGCGTGGCCAACAGCATCGAGGCAGTCCTGGAGCTGGTCCAGGGCCGCCTGGGCAACGCCCTGGCGCGCCTGCAGGCGGCCAGCCAGCAACATTGGGGCAAGGACAACGGCCAGGACCCGGGTGGGCGGCCGTCCCTGGAATGCACCCTCGGCACCGTGCTCTACGAAACCGACTCCCTGGACGAAGCGGCCCAGCTGTTAGACGACGTGCTGCCCAGCGCCAAGGAAAGCAGCCCGCCGGATTCACTGATCTCCAGCCATGTCCTGCTGGCGCGCATCACGCTGCTGCGCGGCGACCGCGACAGCTGGCTGCGCCATTTGGCGGACCTGGAACAGATCGGCCAGCAGGCCGGCTCGGCCCGGGCGATCTGCTCGGCCTGGCTGGAACGCGCCCGTGTCGCCACCCTGGAGAACCGCCTGGACGCGGCAGCGCAAGCACTGCGCTACGCCGAACTGCACGGCGACTGGGAACAGCCCGGCATCCTGCACTACGGCAATGACGTCGACATCCCTAGCATCGCCCGCCTGCGCCTGCGCATCGCCCGTGGCGACTACGCCGAGCCGGAACAGCAACTGCGCGAGGCCATGACCGCCGCCCGGCAACGCCAGCATCAACGCCGCGAACTCAAGTTGCGCCTGCTTCACGCACTGGCGCTGGACGGCCTTGGGCGCAGCGAAGAAGCCTTCGACGAACTGACCGAAGCCTTGTGTTTCGCCAGCCACGAAGGCTTCCTGCGGACCTTCCTCGACGAGGGCCCGCGTCTGGGCAGCCTGCTACAGCGCTGGGCGGTGACCTGTCAGGCGCAGAGCCGCGCCCTGGGCATCGAGCCCCGCTACCTCGCCACCCTGTTGCAGCGCTTCGCCGGCAATGGCGAGACACCCAGCCAGGGCGCCGCCGCCGGCAGCGGCGGCGAGGCCCTGACCAGCCGCGAGATCCAGGTGATCCGCCTGCTCGCCGCCGGCCACCGGAACAAGGTGATCGCCGAGAAGATGTTCCTCTCCGAGTTCACCGTG
- a CDS encoding CaiB/BaiF CoA transferase family protein, translated as MAGPLTGLKVIEMVGLGPAPFCAMLLADMGAEVIRVQRPGQALGERARFDVLGRGRRAVALDLRKPEGVETLLQLVEGADALIEGFRPGVMERLGLGPEQCLQRNPKLVYGRMTGWGQTGPLAQAAGHDINYIALAGALHAIGRPGEKPVVPHNYIGDFGGGGMLLGFGVLCALLEARQSGRGQVVDAAMTDGTALLSAMMYGFRAAGRLSDERGVSLLDGGAHFYDTYACADGRFIALGAIEPQFYAELLQRCGIDDPQFQRQMDPSQWPELKAKLAALFLQRSRDAWCELLEGSDACFAPVLDWAEAAQHPHNRERGTYLELDGVLQPAPAPRFSRTPAATPTQTQGEPQSDAVLRDWGVPDARISALKGAGVI; from the coding sequence ATGGCGGGCCCGCTGACGGGATTGAAGGTAATCGAAATGGTCGGCCTGGGGCCGGCGCCTTTCTGCGCCATGCTGCTGGCCGACATGGGCGCCGAGGTCATCCGCGTGCAGCGTCCCGGCCAGGCGCTGGGCGAGCGGGCTCGCTTCGACGTGCTCGGCCGGGGTCGCCGTGCGGTCGCCCTGGACCTGCGCAAGCCCGAAGGGGTGGAAACCCTGCTGCAACTGGTGGAGGGCGCCGACGCACTGATCGAGGGCTTCCGTCCCGGCGTGATGGAGCGCCTGGGCCTGGGGCCGGAGCAGTGCCTGCAGCGCAACCCGAAACTGGTCTACGGGCGCATGACCGGCTGGGGCCAGACTGGCCCGCTGGCCCAGGCTGCCGGCCACGACATCAACTACATCGCCCTGGCCGGCGCGCTGCATGCCATCGGTCGTCCCGGCGAGAAGCCGGTGGTGCCGCACAACTACATCGGCGACTTCGGCGGCGGCGGCATGCTGCTGGGCTTCGGCGTGCTCTGCGCGCTGCTGGAGGCGCGCCAGTCCGGGCGCGGCCAGGTGGTGGACGCGGCCATGACCGACGGCACCGCGCTGCTCTCGGCCATGATGTACGGCTTCCGCGCCGCCGGCCGGCTCAGCGACGAACGCGGCGTCAGCCTGCTCGACGGCGGCGCGCACTTCTACGACACCTACGCATGCGCCGATGGCCGGTTCATCGCCCTGGGCGCCATCGAACCGCAGTTCTACGCCGAATTGCTGCAACGCTGCGGCATCGACGATCCGCAGTTCCAGCGGCAGATGGACCCCAGCCAGTGGCCCGAACTCAAGGCCAAGCTGGCCGCGCTGTTCCTCCAGCGCAGCCGCGATGCGTGGTGCGAACTGCTGGAGGGCAGCGACGCCTGCTTCGCCCCGGTGCTGGACTGGGCCGAGGCCGCGCAGCACCCGCATAACCGCGAGCGCGGCACCTACCTCGAACTCGACGGCGTACTCCAGCCGGCGCCGGCTCCACGTTTCAGCCGCACTCCGGCGGCCACTCCGACGCAGACCCAGGGCGAGCCGCAGAGCGATGCCGTGCTGCGCGACTGGGGCGTCCCGGATGCCCGCATCAGTGCATTGAAGGGCGCCGGAGTCATCTGA
- a CDS encoding GMC family oxidoreductase: MERIFDYIVVGAGSAGCAVAGRLADAGCKVALLETGGHDHNGKVTVPVGLVLTIPRKGDYNYAYESTAQPSLAGRASYLPRGRGLGGSSSINGMLYLRGTPSDYDGWARQGCEGWSWKEVLPFFKRAENNERVAGRDDELHGGSGPLHVTDPRSPCSWARHFIEAAASVGHPYNHDFNGPKQEGVGYFQVTQFNGERWNSARAYLHRGKAEDAAHNGGRSNLQVLTGTRALRVLFQDKRALGVLVEREGREVELHAAREVIVCAGSLVSPQLLMVSGIGPAAHLRQMGITPLHDAPQVGQNLQEHPDLILHKRIFSTDLFGVTVRGALSYLGQWRKYKRERGGLFTRTFTEAGAFLKTDPGLADPDIQLHFVMSSGDNHGRTFHYGSGYSVHVCVLRPHSRGQIRLTSADMRDAPQIELNLLKDERDMATMLKGVKIVHQILEQPVLTRFGGKPLFHGHLKFDGSDDEAVKQMIREHCDNVYHPVGSCRMGGDEQSVVDPQLRVRGVQGLRVADASVFPAQVGGNTNAPAIMVGERCADLLLADYRAGQDDRTKARGEALTG; the protein is encoded by the coding sequence ATGGAACGGATATTCGATTACATCGTGGTCGGCGCAGGTTCCGCCGGCTGCGCCGTGGCGGGACGCCTCGCCGATGCCGGCTGCAAGGTCGCACTGCTGGAAACCGGTGGCCACGACCACAACGGCAAGGTGACGGTACCGGTCGGCCTGGTGCTGACCATTCCGCGCAAGGGCGATTACAACTACGCCTACGAAAGTACCGCGCAGCCGAGCCTGGCCGGGCGCGCCAGCTACCTGCCGCGCGGTCGTGGGCTGGGCGGCAGCTCGTCGATCAACGGCATGCTGTACCTGCGTGGCACGCCGTCGGATTATGACGGCTGGGCCCGTCAGGGCTGCGAAGGCTGGAGCTGGAAGGAAGTTCTGCCGTTCTTCAAGCGCGCCGAGAACAACGAGCGCGTCGCCGGCCGTGACGACGAACTGCACGGCGGCAGTGGCCCGCTGCATGTGACCGATCCGCGTTCGCCCTGCTCGTGGGCGCGCCATTTTATCGAGGCGGCGGCCAGCGTCGGCCACCCGTACAACCACGACTTCAATGGGCCGAAGCAGGAGGGCGTGGGTTACTTCCAGGTCACCCAGTTCAACGGCGAGCGCTGGAACTCGGCGCGAGCCTACCTGCACCGTGGCAAGGCCGAGGATGCGGCGCACAACGGCGGCCGGAGCAACCTGCAGGTACTCACCGGTACCCGGGCGCTGCGCGTCCTGTTCCAGGACAAGCGTGCGCTCGGCGTGCTGGTGGAGCGCGAGGGCCGGGAAGTTGAGCTGCATGCCGCACGGGAAGTGATCGTCTGTGCCGGCAGCCTGGTATCGCCGCAACTGCTGATGGTTTCCGGCATCGGCCCGGCCGCGCACCTGCGCCAGATGGGGATCACCCCGCTGCACGATGCGCCGCAGGTGGGGCAGAACCTCCAGGAACACCCGGACCTGATCCTGCACAAGCGCATCTTCAGCACCGACCTGTTCGGCGTGACCGTGCGCGGCGCGCTCAGCTACCTGGGGCAATGGCGCAAGTACAAGCGCGAGCGCGGCGGCCTGTTCACCCGCACCTTCACCGAGGCCGGCGCCTTCCTCAAGACCGACCCCGGCCTGGCCGATCCGGACATCCAGCTGCACTTCGTGATGTCCTCGGGCGACAACCACGGGCGCACCTTCCACTACGGCAGCGGCTATTCCGTCCATGTCTGCGTGCTGCGCCCGCACAGCCGCGGACAGATCCGCCTGACCAGCGCGGATATGCGCGATGCTCCGCAGATCGAGCTGAACCTGCTGAAGGACGAGCGTGACATGGCGACCATGCTCAAGGGCGTGAAGATCGTCCACCAGATCCTCGAACAGCCGGTGCTCACGCGCTTCGGCGGAAAACCGCTGTTCCACGGACACCTGAAGTTCGACGGCAGCGACGACGAAGCCGTGAAGCAGATGATCCGCGAGCATTGCGACAACGTTTATCACCCGGTGGGTAGTTGCCGGATGGGTGGCGACGAGCAGTCGGTGGTCGATCCGCAGCTGCGCGTGCGTGGCGTGCAGGGGCTGCGGGTGGCGGATGCCTCGGTGTTCCCGGCGCAGGTCGGCGGCAACACCAACGCGCCAGCCATCATGGTGGGCGAGCGGTGCGCGGACCTGCTGCTGGCGGACTACCGCGCCGGCCAGGATGACCGCACAAAGGCCCGTGGCGAAGCGCTGACGGGCTGA
- a CDS encoding acyl-CoA synthetase: MYLTQGLQRMLQQDPDHVATIFRGRTRTFREQGERVSRLAAALQALGMRVGDRVGMLALNSDRYLEYMLATWWGGGVLNPVNIRWSVPEIVYSLDDCQTEILLIDDHFLHLAEGIRAGAKRSPVLVHVGDGAAPEGMHSFEGLIASHQPIADALRGGNDLASIMYTGGTTGLPKGVMQSHMNLWSSAVARMAEYPAEEQSRTLHAAPMFHTAAMARCLSQVISGDVNVFIPMFDALEVLQTIERERINEILLVPTMLQAVISHPDFERHDLSCLKRMAYGASPISLPVLEQALAKLPGIAFMQAYGMTESSPVISVSPEWTHEAAGIASGLVRSAGRGGYGGLVKIVDEEGNEVPRGTVGEIIVCGPNVMLGYWNRPEETAQALRNGWLYTGDGAYMDERGFLFIVDRLKDMIVTGGENVYSAEVENVVARHPAVQSCAVIGIPHERWGEAVHAVVVLHAGSDVCPDDIRAHCAQHIAGYKCPKSVEFVAALPLSAAGKVLKRDLRAPYWKDQKRAVN; encoded by the coding sequence ATGTACCTGACCCAAGGCCTGCAGCGCATGCTGCAGCAGGACCCGGACCACGTCGCGACCATCTTCCGCGGCCGCACGCGGACCTTCCGCGAGCAGGGCGAGCGCGTCTCGCGGCTGGCAGCGGCCCTGCAGGCGCTGGGCATGCGCGTCGGCGACCGGGTCGGCATGCTGGCCCTGAACTCTGATCGCTACCTGGAATACATGCTGGCCACCTGGTGGGGCGGCGGCGTGCTGAACCCGGTGAACATCCGCTGGAGCGTGCCGGAGATCGTCTACTCGCTGGACGACTGCCAGACCGAAATCCTGCTGATCGACGACCACTTCCTGCACCTGGCCGAAGGCATTCGCGCCGGCGCCAAGCGCTCCCCGGTGCTGGTCCATGTCGGTGACGGCGCGGCGCCCGAAGGCATGCATTCCTTCGAAGGCCTGATCGCCAGCCACCAGCCCATTGCCGATGCCCTGCGCGGCGGCAACGACCTGGCCTCGATCATGTACACCGGCGGCACCACCGGCCTGCCCAAGGGCGTGATGCAGTCGCACATGAATCTCTGGTCCTCCGCCGTGGCACGCATGGCCGAATACCCGGCCGAGGAACAGTCGCGCACCCTGCATGCCGCGCCGATGTTCCACACCGCGGCGATGGCGCGTTGCCTCAGCCAGGTGATCAGCGGCGACGTCAACGTGTTCATCCCGATGTTCGACGCGCTGGAAGTGCTGCAGACCATCGAGCGCGAACGCATCAACGAGATACTGCTGGTGCCGACCATGCTGCAGGCGGTGATCAGCCACCCGGACTTCGAGCGTCACGACCTGTCCTGTCTGAAGCGCATGGCCTATGGCGCCTCGCCGATTTCCCTGCCGGTGCTCGAGCAGGCGCTGGCCAAGCTCCCCGGCATCGCCTTCATGCAGGCCTACGGCATGACCGAGTCCTCGCCGGTGATCTCGGTGAGCCCGGAATGGACCCACGAAGCCGCAGGCATCGCCAGTGGCCTGGTACGCAGCGCCGGTCGTGGCGGCTACGGCGGTCTGGTGAAGATCGTCGACGAAGAGGGCAACGAAGTGCCGCGCGGCACCGTGGGCGAGATCATCGTCTGCGGCCCGAACGTCATGCTCGGTTACTGGAACCGCCCGGAAGAGACCGCCCAGGCCCTGCGCAACGGCTGGTTGTACACCGGCGACGGTGCCTACATGGACGAGCGCGGCTTCCTGTTCATCGTCGACCGCCTGAAGGACATGATCGTCACCGGCGGCGAGAACGTGTACTCCGCCGAGGTCGAGAACGTGGTGGCCCGCCACCCGGCCGTGCAGAGCTGCGCGGTGATCGGCATCCCCCACGAACGCTGGGGCGAGGCGGTGCACGCGGTGGTGGTGCTGCACGCCGGCAGCGACGTCTGCCCCGACGACATCCGTGCCCATTGCGCCCAGCACATTGCGGGCTACAAGTGCCCGAAATCCGTGGAGTTCGTTGCCGCGCTGCCGCTTTCGGCGGCCGGCAAGGTACTCAAGCGCGACCTGCGCGCCCCCTACTGGAAAGACCAGAAACGTGCCGTCAACTGA
- a CDS encoding lipid-transfer protein — MSNKVVVAGVGMIPFTKPGQSDEYHIMGANAAKAALADAGVDYALVQQAYVGYVYGDSTCGQAAVYGVGLTGIPVVNVNNNCATGSTALFLARQAVESGAVDCAIALGFEQMVPGALKGAYTDRTGPMDRFAKTMIQVQGFDEAAPRAAQFFGGAGRAYMKEYGISREVFARIRVKASQHAARNPLAVFRNVVSVDEVMASPMIFDPLTRLQCCPPTCGAAAAIVCSEAFAKKHGLRTDVVIAAQSMTTDRNSTFDEGDMRKVVGYDMTRNAANIVYEKAGVGPQDIQVVELHDCFTANELITYEGLMLTPEGTAEKFILDGDNTYGGRVVTNPSGGLLSKGHPLGATGLAQCFELTRQLRGTADATQVDGARFALQHNLGLGGACVVTLYQRQ; from the coding sequence ATGAGCAATAAAGTAGTGGTGGCAGGGGTCGGCATGATCCCCTTCACCAAGCCGGGCCAGAGCGACGAGTACCACATCATGGGCGCCAATGCGGCCAAGGCCGCCCTGGCCGACGCCGGCGTGGACTATGCGCTGGTGCAGCAGGCCTACGTGGGTTACGTCTACGGTGACTCCACCTGCGGCCAGGCCGCGGTGTACGGCGTAGGCCTGACCGGTATCCCGGTGGTCAACGTCAACAACAATTGCGCCACCGGCTCCACCGCGCTGTTCCTGGCGCGCCAGGCCGTGGAAAGCGGTGCGGTGGATTGCGCCATCGCCCTGGGCTTCGAGCAGATGGTGCCGGGCGCACTGAAGGGCGCCTACACCGATCGCACCGGTCCGATGGACCGCTTCGCCAAGACCATGATCCAGGTGCAGGGCTTCGACGAGGCCGCCCCGCGCGCCGCGCAGTTCTTCGGTGGTGCCGGCCGCGCCTACATGAAGGAATATGGCATCAGCCGCGAAGTCTTCGCCCGCATCCGTGTGAAGGCCAGCCAGCACGCCGCGCGCAACCCGCTGGCGGTGTTCCGCAATGTGGTGAGCGTCGATGAAGTCATGGCCTCGCCGATGATCTTCGACCCGCTGACCCGCCTGCAGTGCTGCCCGCCGACCTGCGGCGCCGCCGCCGCCATCGTCTGTTCCGAGGCCTTCGCCAAGAAGCACGGCCTGCGCACCGACGTGGTGATTGCCGCCCAGTCCATGACCACCGACCGCAACAGCACCTTCGACGAAGGCGACATGCGCAAAGTGGTGGGCTACGACATGACCCGCAACGCCGCCAATATCGTGTACGAGAAGGCCGGCGTCGGCCCGCAGGACATCCAGGTCGTGGAGCTGCACGACTGCTTCACCGCCAACGAACTGATCACCTACGAAGGCCTGATGCTGACCCCCGAAGGCACCGCCGAGAAGTTCATCCTCGACGGCGACAACACCTACGGCGGCCGCGTGGTCACCAACCCGTCCGGCGGCCTGCTGTCCAAGGGCCATCCGCTGGGCGCCACCGGTCTTGCCCAGTGCTTCGAGCTGACCCGTCAGCTGCGCGGCACCGCCGACGCCACTCAGGTGGACGGCGCGCGCTTCGCCCTGCAGCACAACCTGGGCCTGGGCGGCGCCTGCGTGGTCACCCTGTACCAACGCCAGTGA
- a CDS encoding MaoC family dehydratase N-terminal domain-containing protein, producing the protein MIDKSHIGAVVSSHTQLVEAGRLRFFAKATGQADPRYSDETAARDAGYPGLPVPPTFLFCLDMEAGGSGSVLKRLNIDLGRILHAEQGFTYHRMAFAGERLSFETKIVDIYDKKGGALEFVVRETRVTNGDGELVAELRNSLVVRN; encoded by the coding sequence ATGATCGACAAGAGCCATATCGGCGCCGTGGTTTCCAGCCACACGCAACTGGTCGAGGCGGGGCGCCTGCGCTTCTTCGCCAAGGCCACCGGCCAGGCGGATCCGCGCTACAGCGACGAGACCGCCGCCCGCGACGCCGGCTACCCCGGCCTGCCGGTGCCGCCGACCTTCCTCTTCTGCCTGGACATGGAAGCCGGCGGTTCGGGTTCGGTGCTCAAGCGCCTGAACATCGACCTGGGCCGCATCCTCCACGCCGAGCAGGGCTTCACCTATCACCGCATGGCCTTTGCCGGCGAACGCCTGTCGTTCGAGACGAAGATCGTCGACATCTACGACAAGAAGGGCGGCGCCCTGGAGTTCGTGGTACGCGAAACCCGCGTCACCAACGGTGACGGCGAGCTGGTGGCGGAACTGCGCAACAGCCTGGTCGTACGCAACTAA
- a CDS encoding MaoC family dehydratase, with the protein MNLNAIAVGDELPSFTTDPVNRTTLALYCGASGDHNPIHVDIDFAKKAGMPDVFAHGMLSMAYLGRLLTNWVPQERLRGFSVRFAAITQLGDAITCSGRVLEKDEAAGTLRLEITTRNQAGEIKLSGEAIVALDA; encoded by the coding sequence GTGAACCTGAATGCTATCGCCGTCGGCGACGAACTGCCGAGCTTCACCACCGATCCGGTGAACCGCACCACCCTGGCGCTGTACTGCGGCGCCTCGGGGGACCACAACCCGATCCACGTCGACATCGACTTCGCGAAGAAGGCCGGCATGCCCGACGTGTTCGCCCACGGGATGCTGTCGATGGCCTACCTGGGCCGACTGCTGACCAACTGGGTACCGCAGGAGCGCCTGCGCGGCTTCTCCGTGCGCTTTGCCGCCATCACCCAGCTGGGTGACGCCATCACCTGCTCCGGCCGCGTGCTGGAGAAGGACGAGGCCGCCGGCACCCTGCGCCTGGAAATCACCACCCGCAACCAGGCGGGTGAAATCAAACTGTCCGGCGAAGCCATCGTGGCCCTGGACGCCTGA
- a CDS encoding SDR family NAD(P)-dependent oxidoreductase, which translates to MSKKLAGQVAIVSGSGRGIGREIALKLHRDGAAVVVNDLDAAPAEEVVAQIVSEGGKAVACVGSVTDKDFGERFVKTALESFGGLDIIVNNAGYTWDNVIQKMTDQQWDDIMEVHVSAPFRILRAASGHFREAAKKEAEEGREVFRKVVNISSVSGVMGNPGQANYSAAKSAINGLTKALAKEWGRYKVCVNSVAFGLIETRLTSAAAGEGATINVGGRELKVGISEQMAKNAASLIPMGRAGTPEEAAGGVYLFCIPESNYVSGQVLIVGGGRP; encoded by the coding sequence ATGAGCAAGAAACTCGCAGGCCAGGTCGCCATCGTCTCCGGCTCCGGTCGTGGCATCGGTCGTGAAATCGCCCTGAAACTGCACCGCGACGGCGCCGCCGTGGTGGTCAACGACCTCGATGCGGCCCCGGCCGAGGAAGTGGTCGCGCAGATCGTCAGCGAAGGCGGCAAGGCTGTCGCCTGCGTCGGTAGCGTCACCGACAAGGATTTCGGCGAGCGTTTCGTGAAGACCGCCCTGGAATCTTTCGGCGGCCTCGACATCATCGTCAATAACGCCGGCTACACCTGGGACAACGTGATCCAGAAGATGACCGACCAGCAGTGGGACGACATCATGGAAGTCCACGTCTCCGCGCCGTTCCGCATCCTGCGCGCCGCTTCCGGGCACTTCCGCGAAGCCGCCAAGAAGGAAGCCGAGGAAGGCCGCGAGGTGTTCCGCAAGGTGGTCAACATCTCCTCCGTCTCCGGCGTGATGGGCAACCCTGGTCAGGCCAACTACTCGGCCGCCAAGTCCGCGATCAACGGCCTGACCAAGGCGCTGGCCAAGGAGTGGGGCCGCTACAAGGTGTGCGTGAACAGCGTTGCCTTCGGCCTGATCGAAACCCGTCTGACCTCCGCCGCGGCCGGTGAGGGCGCCACCATCAACGTCGGCGGCCGCGAGCTGAAGGTCGGGATCAGCGAGCAGATGGCGAAGAACGCCGCGTCGCTGATCCCGATGGGCCGCGCCGGTACCCCGGAAGAGGCCGCCGGTGGCGTGTACCTGTTCTGCATCCCGGAGTCCAACTACGTCTCCGGCCAGGTGCTGATTGTCGGCGGCGGTCGTCCCTGA